The Fragaria vesca subsp. vesca linkage group LG2, FraVesHawaii_1.0, whole genome shotgun sequence genome includes a window with the following:
- the LOC101298969 gene encoding uncharacterized protein LOC101298969, which produces MASMTEITGNCIVAYQSQHWMLTVVEPKKEEVYYMDPLRRRLPIASTEWKSVINSAIAKYNTEKSRPSLNAVAWKNLGGVPHQPDHIQCGFYVMRFMRDIIHDQDHSFVTKWDKRNKLVYTQDDLDVLRNEWAKFIISKYL; this is translated from the exons ATGGCAAGCATGACAGAGATTACTGGGAACTGCATAGTGGCATATCAAAG TCAGCATTGGATGCTTACTGTTGTGGAGCCGAAAAAAGAAGAGGTGTATTACATGGATCCCCTGAGGAGGCGGTTACCTATAGCCTCGACAGAATGGAAGTCTGTTATCAATAG TGCAATAGCCAAGTATAATACAGAAAAGAGCAGGCCAAGCCTAAATGCAGTTGCTTGGAAGAACCTTGGG GGTGTTCCTCACCAACCCGACCACATTCAATGCGGCTTTTATGTCATGCGGTTCATGCGAGATATCATACATGATCAGGATCATTCTTTTGTGACAAAG TGGGACAAGAGAAACAAACTTGTCTACACCCAAGATGATTTAGATGTGTTAAGGAATGAGTGGGCAAAGTTCATCATCAGCAAATACTTGTAG